One genomic window of Borreliella burgdorferi B31 includes the following:
- the pdeA gene encoding cyclic di-GMP phosphodiesterase PdeA — protein MNKVNNYQNINSVIISKKEVGLRDLIKLKSIFNLIQIVKSEKALYSEYVKQNNIKFAIIYNYEKPIDFSINIANELKNANKIHSIIISKEKFDEEYLKLDHIEIIKDISELEYKQSLIHQKKLFCDNKNTTLDFFLNLSELIKEIVIITNTKNEIIYINEKGSKNLNLPMKTSGNIIKVTDIDIRDWEKLEKINLSYHTNSIPEFKNILITDCLLTLKNNKKLHVDIFISTIAQNNIDKLITIKEISNSNKIENYKYLEIIDSQDEIQNAKEIEKLLVNHMDIYKKKSIYLLNLDVSLTAEYEYKEDQEKLNAKILKIMYSKIMSLYSEYIFKLKHNNLIVIISTSGGEKRIISIAKKIKKTIALAFKKEDIIIFKFNIGIIEVNLKENLEFKIPKLMMATKISSEYKESNPTIYKEELPEAVILKNQNKIFQYILKAIKNDFFTLYYQKINPLKKNLKPKIEILTRLFDHMGKPIPNNQIFNLIDKYNLTVEVDTLVVKKALREYKSFVSKNGIHIFSINISPYSLKSQNFRIFLRDTLLKSQIPLQNICLEITETGILENFEIINKYFQELKSFGIKLALDDFGSGHTSLSYIKTLPIDLLKIDGSFIKAINSSEIDFVIIKSIKKIADTKNIKIIAEFVYNEEILKKIIELEIDYGQGFLWHKPEPI, from the coding sequence ATGAACAAAGTCAATAATTATCAAAATATAAATTCAGTTATAATCTCTAAAAAAGAAGTTGGACTTAGAGATCTCATAAAGCTTAAATCTATTTTTAACTTAATTCAAATCGTAAAATCTGAAAAAGCTTTATACAGCGAATATGTAAAACAAAATAATATTAAATTCGCTATTATTTATAATTATGAAAAACCAATAGATTTTTCAATAAACATTGCAAACGAATTAAAAAATGCAAACAAAATCCATTCTATCATAATTAGCAAAGAAAAATTTGATGAGGAATATTTAAAACTTGATCACATAGAAATAATAAAAGATATAAGCGAATTAGAATATAAGCAAAGCTTAATACATCAAAAAAAATTATTTTGCGACAATAAAAACACAACTCTGGATTTCTTTTTAAATTTATCAGAACTCATAAAAGAAATAGTAATCATCACAAACACTAAAAATGAAATTATTTATATCAATGAAAAAGGTAGTAAAAATCTTAATCTTCCAATGAAAACCTCTGGAAATATAATCAAAGTAACCGACATAGATATCAGAGATTGGGAAAAGCTAGAAAAAATAAATTTAAGTTATCACACAAATTCTATTCCTGAATTTAAAAATATATTAATAACTGATTGTCTTTTAACTTTAAAAAATAATAAAAAACTACATGTGGATATATTTATTAGCACAATTGCTCAAAACAATATCGATAAATTAATAACAATTAAAGAAATATCAAACTCTAATAAAATAGAAAACTATAAATATCTAGAAATTATTGATTCGCAAGACGAGATTCAAAATGCCAAAGAAATTGAAAAATTACTAGTAAACCATATGGATATTTACAAAAAAAAAAGCATATATTTACTTAATTTAGACGTATCCCTAACAGCAGAATATGAATACAAAGAAGATCAAGAAAAACTTAATGCAAAAATACTTAAAATAATGTATTCAAAAATAATGTCATTATACTCTGAATATATTTTTAAGTTAAAACACAACAATTTAATAGTAATCATAAGCACAAGTGGCGGAGAAAAGCGAATAATCTCAATTGCCAAAAAAATCAAAAAAACAATTGCTCTGGCATTTAAAAAAGAAGATATTATTATATTCAAGTTCAACATTGGAATAATAGAGGTAAATTTAAAAGAAAACTTAGAATTCAAAATCCCCAAATTAATGATGGCTACAAAAATATCATCGGAATACAAAGAATCTAATCCCACTATATACAAAGAAGAACTACCAGAAGCGGTGATTTTAAAAAATCAAAACAAAATTTTTCAATATATACTCAAAGCAATAAAAAATGATTTTTTTACTCTTTATTATCAAAAAATAAATCCTCTTAAAAAGAACTTAAAGCCCAAAATAGAAATCTTGACAAGACTTTTTGACCACATGGGCAAACCAATTCCAAACAATCAAATTTTTAACTTAATAGACAAATATAATTTAACTGTTGAGGTTGATACATTGGTGGTTAAAAAGGCTTTAAGAGAATACAAAAGCTTTGTATCAAAAAATGGAATTCACATTTTCTCAATTAACATATCTCCTTATTCACTAAAATCCCAAAACTTTCGAATCTTTTTAAGAGATACTTTATTGAAAAGCCAAATCCCACTTCAAAATATATGCTTGGAAATAACAGAAACTGGAATTCTTGAAAACTTTGAGATAATAAACAAATATTTTCAAGAATTAAAAAGTTTTGGAATCAAGCTAGCACTTGATGACTTTGGAAGCGGACATACATCACTCTCATATATTAAAACACTACCAATAGACTTACTTAAAATAGACGGATCTTTCATAAAAGCAATAAACTCTAGTGAAATAGATTTTGTAATAATAAAATCTATTAAAAAAATAGCAGATACAAAAAATATAAAAATTATTGCCGAATTTGTGTATAATGAGGAAATATTAAAAAAAATAATTGAACTAGAAATAGACTATGGGCAAGGATTTTTATGGCACAAACCAGAACCAATATAA
- the mgsA gene encoding methylglyoxal synthase, which translates to MEKKIALIAHDKKKEDLVNFVKQNYLFLSKFKLIATGTTGSKIQQATDLTIFKYKSGPMGGDQQIGAEVAEGNILAIFFFRDPLTSQPHEPDVSALIRLCDVHKIPLATNVKTAEILIKGLESLIF; encoded by the coding sequence ATGGAAAAAAAAATAGCATTAATTGCACACGATAAAAAAAAGGAAGATTTGGTAAATTTTGTCAAACAAAACTATCTCTTCTTATCTAAATTCAAGCTTATTGCAACAGGAACAACGGGGTCTAAAATCCAACAAGCTACCGATCTTACGATTTTTAAATATAAATCAGGCCCTATGGGAGGAGATCAACAAATTGGAGCTGAAGTAGCTGAAGGAAATATCTTAGCTATATTTTTCTTTAGGGATCCCCTAACAAGCCAGCCTCACGAACCAGATGTGTCAGCTCTTATTAGGCTTTGCGATGTACATAAAATACCGCTTGCAACCAACGTAAAAACAGCAGAAATTTTAATAAAAGGACTTGAGAGCTTGATTTTTTAA
- the p22 gene encoding lipoprotein P22, with product MYKNGFFKNYLSLFLIFLVIACTSKDSSNEYVEEQEAENSSKPDDSKIDEHTIGHVFHAMGVVHSKKDRKSLGKNIKVFYFSEEDGHFQTIPSKENAKLIVYFYDNVYAGEAPISISGKEAFIFVGITPDFKKIINSNLHGAKSDLIGTFKDLNIKNSKLEITVDENNSDAKTFLESVNYIIDGVEKISPMLTN from the coding sequence ATGTATAAAAATGGTTTTTTTAAAAACTATTTGTCATTGTTTTTAATTTTTTTAGTAATTGCTTGTACTTCAAAAGATAGCTCAAATGAATATGTTGAGGAGCAAGAAGCGGAGAACTCTTCTAAGCCTGATGATTCTAAAATAGATGAACATACTATTGGGCACGTTTTTCACGCTATGGGAGTAGTTCATTCAAAAAAGGATCGAAAAAGTTTGGGGAAAAATATAAAGGTTTTTTATTTTTCTGAAGAAGATGGACATTTTCAAACAATACCCTCAAAAGAGAATGCAAAGTTAATAGTTTATTTTTATGACAATGTTTATGCAGGAGAGGCTCCAATTAGTATCTCTGGAAAAGAAGCCTTTATTTTTGTTGGGATTACCCCTGACTTTAAAAAGATTATAAATAGCAATTTACATGGCGCTAAAAGTGATCTTATTGGTACTTTTAAAGATCTTAATATTAAAAATTCAAAATTGGAAATTACAGTTGATGAGAATAATTCAGATGCCAAGACCTTCCTTGAATCTGTTAATTACATTATCGACGGCGTTGAAAAAATTTCACCTATGTTAACGAATTAA
- a CDS encoding aminopeptidase produces MKKQNPWIYLNEEEKNQILNFSESYKKFISKFKTEREVTAYALDKAKKLGFINAEEKKNLMPGDKIFYTCREKSVAFAIIGKNPIEDGMNFIVSHTDSPRLDAKPSPISEENELTFIKTNYYGGIKKYQWLSTPLSIRGVVFLKNGEKVEINIGDNENDPVFVIPDILPHLDRKIQRNKKSDEIVEGENLKILIGSLPIETKEKNKVKLATLQLIKEKYKIEEEDFVSSEIEIVPAGTAKDVGFDKALIGAYGQDDKICVFTSLESIFDLEETPNKTAICFLVDKEEIGSTGSTGLDSRYLEYFVSDMIFKIKKSEYNNLHVQKALWNSKSISADVCAAINPLFSSVHDEQNAPQLGYGIPIMKYTGHGGKSMASDADAELVSYIRQLLNKNNIAWQVATLGKVEEGGGGTVAKFLAGYGIRTIDMGPAVISMHSPMEITSKFDLYNAYLAYKAFYRE; encoded by the coding sequence ATGAAAAAACAAAATCCATGGATATATTTAAATGAAGAAGAAAAAAATCAAATTTTAAATTTTTCTGAAAGTTACAAAAAATTTATAAGCAAATTCAAAACAGAAAGAGAAGTTACAGCCTATGCCCTAGATAAAGCAAAAAAATTGGGGTTTATTAACGCTGAAGAGAAAAAAAATTTAATGCCAGGTGATAAAATTTTTTATACCTGTAGAGAAAAATCTGTTGCTTTTGCTATTATTGGCAAAAATCCCATTGAAGATGGAATGAATTTTATTGTTTCTCACACAGATTCACCAAGACTTGATGCAAAACCCTCACCAATCTCTGAAGAAAATGAACTTACATTTATTAAAACCAACTATTATGGGGGAATAAAAAAGTATCAGTGGTTATCTACACCCCTTTCAATAAGAGGGGTGGTATTTTTAAAAAATGGAGAAAAGGTTGAAATCAATATTGGAGACAATGAAAACGATCCTGTATTTGTAATTCCCGACATCTTGCCTCATCTTGATAGAAAAATACAAAGAAATAAAAAATCAGATGAAATTGTTGAAGGGGAAAATCTAAAAATTTTAATTGGAAGCCTGCCAATCGAAACAAAAGAAAAAAATAAAGTTAAACTGGCAACTTTGCAACTAATAAAAGAAAAATACAAAATAGAAGAAGAGGACTTTGTATCATCAGAAATTGAAATAGTGCCTGCAGGAACAGCAAAAGACGTTGGATTTGACAAAGCGTTAATTGGGGCTTACGGACAAGATGACAAAATATGCGTCTTCACTTCACTAGAATCCATATTTGATCTTGAAGAGACTCCAAATAAAACAGCCATTTGCTTTCTTGTAGATAAAGAAGAAATTGGTTCAACAGGTTCAACCGGACTAGACTCAAGATATCTTGAATATTTTGTTTCTGACATGATCTTCAAAATTAAAAAATCAGAATACAACAATCTTCACGTCCAAAAAGCTTTGTGGAATTCAAAAAGCATTTCTGCTGATGTTTGTGCAGCAATAAACCCACTATTTAGTTCAGTTCATGACGAACAAAACGCTCCCCAACTTGGCTATGGAATACCTATAATGAAATACACAGGACATGGTGGAAAAAGTATGGCAAGCGATGCTGATGCTGAGCTTGTTTCTTATATTAGACAATTATTAAATAAAAACAATATAGCCTGGCAAGTAGCAACACTCGGAAAAGTAGAAGAAGGAGGAGGAGGAACTGTTGCTAAATTCTTAGCTGGCTATGGAATAAGAACAATAGACATGGGGCCTGCTGTTATAAGTATGCATTCTCCAATGGAAATAACTTCTAAATTTGATTTATACAATGCTTACTTAGCATATAAAGCTTTCTACAGAGAATAA
- a CDS encoding PTS transporter subunit EIIB — protein MADLEKINKIKVAEHIVECFGGIKNIKNIDKDLTRIKILVDSNSLVKRDDLTKNDNIIGTIKSNELTEVVINFEIIEDVYNKILYMMNEQKQ, from the coding sequence ATGGCAGATTTAGAAAAAATAAATAAAATTAAAGTAGCAGAGCATATTGTAGAATGCTTCGGGGGAATTAAAAATATTAAAAACATAGACAAAGACCTAACAAGAATAAAAATTTTAGTAGACAGCAATTCTTTAGTCAAAAGAGACGATTTAACAAAAAATGACAACATAATAGGAACTATTAAATCTAATGAACTTACAGAAGTTGTAATAAATTTTGAAATAATCGAGGATGTTTATAATAAAATTTTATATATGATGAATGAGCAAAAACAATAA
- a CDS encoding NAD(P)H-dependent glycerol-3-phosphate dehydrogenase, which produces MKISVIGAGAWGTAISKSLADKFDFNIFLWVFEEDVKNDINNDNVNTKYLKGIKLPKNLVASSDLFEVVTMSDYIFIATPSLFTVDILKKLDQFLHFLEIKPKLAILTKGFITFDGKTQTVIEAAERIMKGYKDEITYIVGPSHAEEVGLGVITGLVAASNNRENAYLFINLFSKTPISLFYSNDVFGVQIAAALKNVFAIAFGILDAYKLNYPNLIGNNTESFLFSISLNNIKDIAMELGGRNIETFLFLSGSGDLDVTCRSMFGRNRRFGNEIVSKNILESFLSIDDLISNIEKIGYLPEGVLAAKSIFFFFKQLNRDLNPNSLLSVIYKILNKELEPKSVIEYMRDVRQ; this is translated from the coding sequence ATGAAAATATCAGTAATAGGGGCAGGTGCTTGGGGAACAGCTATTTCAAAGTCTTTGGCAGATAAATTTGATTTTAATATTTTTTTATGGGTCTTTGAAGAAGATGTTAAGAATGATATTAATAATGATAATGTTAATACTAAATATTTAAAGGGAATTAAATTGCCAAAAAATTTAGTTGCAAGTTCAGATTTATTTGAAGTTGTAACAATGTCTGATTATATTTTCATTGCAACACCTTCTCTTTTTACCGTTGATATTTTAAAAAAATTGGATCAATTTTTACATTTTCTGGAGATAAAACCAAAGCTAGCAATACTTACAAAAGGGTTTATTACTTTTGATGGTAAAACTCAGACAGTTATTGAAGCTGCTGAGAGAATTATGAAAGGATATAAAGACGAAATTACTTATATTGTTGGTCCAAGTCATGCTGAGGAAGTTGGGCTTGGTGTGATAACAGGGCTTGTTGCGGCTAGTAATAACAGAGAAAATGCATATTTGTTTATTAATTTATTTAGTAAAACCCCAATTTCTTTATTTTATAGCAACGATGTTTTTGGGGTGCAAATAGCAGCAGCTTTAAAAAATGTGTTTGCTATTGCATTTGGAATTTTGGATGCCTATAAATTGAATTATCCTAATTTAATAGGTAATAATACAGAATCATTTTTATTTTCAATATCCTTAAATAATATAAAAGATATTGCAATGGAGCTTGGGGGAAGAAATATTGAAACGTTTTTATTTTTGTCTGGTTCTGGCGATTTAGATGTTACTTGTAGAAGCATGTTTGGAAGAAATAGACGATTTGGCAATGAAATTGTTAGCAAAAACATTTTAGAAAGCTTTTTAAGTATAGATGACTTGATAAGTAATATTGAAAAAATTGGATATTTACCAGAGGGAGTTTTGGCTGCTAAATCAATTTTTTTCTTTTTTAAACAATTAAATCGTGATCTCAATCCTAATAGTTTGTTAAGCGTTATATATAAAATTTTGAATAAAGAGTTGGAGCCCAAATCTGTTATTGAGTATATGAGAGATGTTAGACAATAA
- a CDS encoding AAA family ATPase: MYDRRALNCLFFNTFLFFMESRHLVFTEEHIFYGLIKSDKVKELLNLCAIDFYKLNKQLEEFFSKLPLRGNYIPDYVSSMDYLYDDIISVLFFYKKPYKIQEKDLLWVLVKKRKNSILDALLSSGFNLTIFDKLIEAHDYLAVNTKSASGDSELIAEYIHNNAPKRKGGFHIFDDKRDELDQNNIFLESKDSIGNFLTNVIDTLDLKYNPLIGRSQELSRLIQVILRKHKSNPILFGEPGVGKTVLIQGLAYKIKIENVPKDLIGYEIYSLDIGRLVSGTKYRGDLESRVNRVLDFLSSRKKVMLFIDEIHMIVGAGATSFGSMDISNLLKPILTLGKIKFIGATTEYEYRKFFLKDKALMRRFQSIELKEPNFEDAYNILQEIKKDYERYHNVEYTDEAIQACILMSQKYIKDRFLPDKAFDILDELGSKFKLENIKRIITKDDVCDLIKSIVGSNIFNFEEYDGELLINLENRIKKELIIHDNLVLDLILNIKLLKFNLLANRSTIGIFAFIGASGSGKCKLMDILSEEFKIPKFSLNMGEYNDFNSLDRLIGPVLSNEGYYESTRFFKFLNKSSNSIIFLSDFDKCNKRVLDFFLEGFKTGKLFDGLGKKVSLSESLIVISINAESKELNSIGFRNKMAGENDFNFILKKRLPNEFLELIDHVFVFKSIDELDFEKIIFNELNYFARILRDRKFDVFFEKSVVDYIREKIYGKGYSLKSVRKFIFKELGKLLIDEILFKKIENSGKIKIYLDETIKYEFL, encoded by the coding sequence ATGTATGATAGAAGAGCTTTAAATTGTTTATTTTTTAACACCTTTTTGTTTTTCATGGAATCTAGGCACCTTGTGTTTACAGAAGAGCACATTTTTTATGGGCTTATTAAAAGTGATAAAGTTAAAGAACTACTTAATTTGTGTGCAATTGATTTTTATAAACTTAATAAACAACTAGAAGAATTTTTTAGTAAACTTCCCTTAAGAGGCAATTATATCCCAGACTATGTTTCTAGTATGGATTATTTGTATGACGATATAATTAGTGTTCTTTTTTTTTATAAAAAACCTTATAAAATACAAGAAAAAGATCTATTGTGGGTGCTTGTCAAAAAAAGAAAAAATAGTATTTTAGATGCGCTGCTTAGCTCGGGTTTTAATTTGACTATTTTTGATAAACTTATTGAAGCTCATGATTATTTAGCTGTAAATACTAAATCTGCCTCAGGCGACAGTGAATTAATTGCAGAATATATTCATAATAATGCGCCAAAAAGGAAAGGAGGCTTTCATATTTTTGATGATAAGCGTGATGAATTGGATCAAAATAATATTTTCTTAGAAAGTAAAGACTCTATTGGTAATTTTTTAACAAACGTTATTGATACTTTGGATTTAAAATACAATCCTTTAATTGGTAGAAGTCAAGAATTATCTCGGTTAATCCAGGTGATACTTAGGAAGCATAAAAGTAATCCTATTTTGTTTGGAGAGCCTGGTGTTGGAAAAACAGTATTAATCCAAGGTCTTGCATATAAAATAAAAATAGAGAATGTTCCAAAGGATTTAATAGGGTATGAAATCTATTCTCTTGATATTGGTAGGCTTGTTTCGGGTACTAAATATAGGGGAGATCTTGAGAGTAGGGTGAATAGGGTTTTAGATTTTTTAAGCTCAAGAAAAAAAGTTATGCTTTTTATTGATGAAATCCATATGATAGTAGGGGCAGGGGCTACTTCATTTGGCAGTATGGATATTTCCAATTTGTTAAAACCCATTCTCACTTTAGGAAAAATTAAATTTATTGGAGCTACTACAGAATATGAATATAGAAAATTTTTTTTAAAAGATAAGGCCTTAATGAGAAGGTTTCAGAGTATAGAGCTCAAAGAGCCTAATTTTGAAGACGCTTATAATATTTTGCAGGAGATTAAAAAAGATTACGAGAGGTATCATAATGTGGAATATACAGACGAGGCAATACAAGCTTGCATTCTCATGTCTCAAAAATATATTAAAGATAGATTTCTTCCAGACAAAGCTTTTGATATTTTAGATGAATTAGGCTCTAAGTTTAAGCTTGAAAATATAAAAAGGATTATAACAAAAGATGATGTTTGCGATCTGATTAAATCTATTGTTGGTTCTAATATTTTTAATTTTGAAGAGTATGATGGTGAATTGCTAATTAATTTAGAAAATAGAATAAAAAAAGAACTTATTATACATGATAACTTGGTACTTGATTTGATATTAAATATTAAATTATTAAAATTCAATTTGCTTGCCAATAGAAGTACTATTGGAATATTTGCCTTTATTGGTGCTTCTGGGTCAGGAAAATGCAAATTGATGGATATTTTATCAGAAGAGTTTAAAATTCCTAAATTTAGTCTTAACATGGGTGAGTATAATGATTTTAATTCTCTTGATAGATTGATTGGGCCTGTTTTAAGTAATGAAGGATATTATGAATCTACCAGATTTTTTAAATTTTTGAACAAATCTTCTAATTCTATTATTTTCCTATCAGATTTTGATAAATGTAATAAAAGGGTTTTAGATTTTTTTTTAGAGGGGTTTAAAACAGGTAAACTTTTTGATGGTCTTGGAAAAAAGGTAAGCTTATCAGAAAGTTTAATAGTAATAAGTATCAATGCTGAGAGCAAAGAGCTTAATAGCATTGGTTTTAGAAATAAAATGGCGGGGGAAAATGATTTTAACTTTATATTAAAGAAGAGATTGCCCAATGAGTTTTTAGAATTAATAGATCATGTGTTTGTATTTAAATCTATTGATGAGTTAGATTTTGAAAAAATCATTTTTAATGAACTTAATTATTTTGCAAGGATATTAAGAGATAGAAAATTTGATGTTTTTTTTGAAAAAAGTGTTGTTGATTATATTCGAGAAAAGATTTATGGAAAGGGGTACAGCTTAAAAAGTGTTAGAAAATTTATATTCAAAGAATTGGGAAAGCTTTTAATAGATGAAATTCTTTTTAAGAAAATTGAAAATTCTGGTAAAATAAAAATCTATTTAGATGAAACAATAAAATATGAGTTTTTATAA
- the tyrS gene encoding tyrosine--tRNA ligase, which produces MNLALSLLHKRGFLKQCTSLKVLSDLMDREKIVFYAGVDATSSSLHIGHLIPFLAMMHLRQHGHMPIVLIGDSTAKIGDPSGKSEMRKILSSEEIGNNALLIKNQLQRITKFTSECFIHNSNWLDNLNYIEFLRDVGMHFSVNRMLSFETYKRRMDFGLSFIEFNYQLLQSYDYYMLNKIKNCRLQIGGDDQWGNIISGVDLIRKKNGSETFGLTFPLITRSDGKKMGKSEKGAVYLDSNLFSIYDFYQYFRNTSDSDVKTFLYLFTFLEEDEIELISNFKGNSLNKAKEILAFEITKIVHGEAEALKVQEASFAAFRGSGDRSNIPFFKFSFSSLKEEILLVDLMLDSKIVPSKSEGRRLIDSGGVYINGKRVESQSHLLTKKDFNNNEVELRVGKKKFLRIVI; this is translated from the coding sequence ATGAATCTTGCTTTAAGTCTTTTACATAAACGCGGATTTTTAAAGCAATGTACATCTTTAAAAGTTTTAAGTGATTTAATGGATAGGGAAAAAATAGTTTTTTATGCAGGAGTTGATGCAACATCTAGTTCTCTTCATATTGGCCATTTGATTCCCTTTTTAGCAATGATGCATCTTAGGCAACACGGGCACATGCCAATTGTTTTGATTGGAGATTCTACAGCAAAAATAGGCGATCCTTCTGGAAAAAGTGAGATGAGAAAGATTTTATCTTCAGAAGAGATTGGCAATAATGCTTTGTTGATAAAAAATCAACTTCAAAGAATAACTAAGTTTACTTCAGAATGTTTTATTCATAATTCAAATTGGTTAGATAATCTCAATTATATTGAATTTTTAAGAGATGTTGGCATGCATTTTTCTGTTAATCGTATGTTAAGCTTTGAAACTTATAAAAGAAGGATGGATTTCGGACTTTCATTTATTGAGTTTAATTATCAACTTTTGCAGTCTTATGATTATTATATGCTTAATAAAATTAAAAATTGCCGACTTCAAATTGGTGGTGATGATCAATGGGGGAATATTATTTCAGGGGTTGACCTAATTAGAAAAAAAAATGGATCAGAAACTTTTGGGCTTACTTTTCCATTAATTACAAGAAGTGATGGAAAAAAGATGGGTAAATCAGAAAAAGGCGCTGTTTATCTTGATTCTAATCTTTTTAGTATTTATGATTTTTATCAGTATTTTAGAAATACTTCAGATTCTGATGTGAAAACTTTTTTATATCTTTTTACTTTTTTAGAAGAAGATGAGATTGAATTAATTTCAAATTTTAAGGGGAATTCTTTAAATAAGGCCAAAGAGATTTTGGCTTTTGAGATAACTAAAATTGTTCACGGAGAGGCAGAAGCCTTGAAAGTTCAAGAGGCATCTTTTGCCGCATTTAGGGGAAGTGGAGATAGGAGCAATATTCCATTTTTTAAATTTAGCTTTTCTAGCCTAAAAGAAGAGATATTATTGGTTGATTTAATGTTAGATTCAAAAATTGTGCCCAGCAAATCAGAAGGCAGAAGATTGATTGATTCTGGAGGTGTTTATATTAATGGTAAAAGGGTAGAAAGTCAGAGTCACCTTCTTACCAAAAAGGATTTTAATAACAATGAAGTTGAATTAAGAGTAGGTAAAAAAAAATTTTTACGAATTGTTATATAG
- a CDS encoding glycine--tRNA ligase: MVRMEDIISLAKRKGFVFQSSEVYGGLSGAWDYGPLGVELKKNIKKEWWKSMVYLHENIVGLDSAIFMRPEIWRASGHVDGFSDSMVDCKDCKSRFRADFIDLSKNCPNCKVGNNFTSPRSFNLMFKTHIGVVEDSSSEVYLRPETAQGIFVNFRNVLDSSRLKIPFGIAQVGKAFRNEIVTKNFIFRTCEFEQMEMQFFVHPKQIDEWFCYWQQNRMNFFIETLKISPDRLRFKAHDSTQLAHYAKAAFDIEYEFPFGFQEVEGIHNRGNYDLTQHAKFSNKPKVFEYHDLLTKEKYVPYVIETSAGLTRSVLMTLCDAYSEEELSDGDKRIVLRLHPKLAPYKIAIFPLVKKVELTEIARRIYMELCDDFHIFYDDSGTIGKRYRRQDEIGTPYCVTIDYNTIEDETVTVRERNSMTQKRIFINDLYSYIKTEILNYKEDFNK; this comes from the coding sequence ATGGTTAGAATGGAAGATATTATTTCTCTTGCAAAAAGAAAAGGATTTGTATTTCAGTCTTCAGAGGTTTACGGGGGCCTTTCAGGAGCTTGGGATTATGGTCCTTTGGGGGTTGAGCTTAAAAAGAATATAAAGAAAGAGTGGTGGAAGAGCATGGTGTACTTGCATGAAAATATTGTAGGTTTAGATAGTGCTATTTTTATGCGCCCTGAAATTTGGAGAGCATCTGGTCATGTTGATGGTTTTTCGGATTCTATGGTTGATTGCAAAGATTGTAAAAGTAGATTTAGAGCTGATTTTATTGATTTGTCAAAAAATTGTCCGAATTGCAAAGTTGGAAATAATTTTACCTCCCCAAGAAGTTTTAATTTAATGTTTAAGACCCACATTGGAGTAGTGGAGGATAGTTCTAGTGAAGTTTATTTAAGGCCTGAGACAGCACAAGGAATTTTTGTTAATTTTAGAAATGTTTTGGATTCTTCAAGGCTTAAGATTCCTTTTGGGATTGCTCAGGTAGGTAAAGCGTTTAGAAATGAGATAGTTACTAAAAATTTTATATTTAGAACTTGTGAGTTTGAGCAAATGGAAATGCAGTTTTTTGTTCATCCCAAGCAAATAGACGAGTGGTTTTGTTATTGGCAGCAAAATAGAATGAATTTTTTTATAGAAACTCTTAAAATTAGTCCCGATAGATTAAGATTTAAGGCGCATGATTCAACGCAGCTTGCTCATTATGCAAAAGCTGCATTTGATATTGAGTATGAATTTCCGTTTGGATTTCAGGAAGTAGAAGGAATTCACAATAGAGGTAATTATGATTTAACTCAGCACGCTAAATTTTCTAATAAGCCCAAAGTATTTGAGTATCATGATTTGTTGACAAAAGAGAAATATGTGCCTTATGTTATTGAGACTTCTGCTGGTCTTACAAGGTCTGTTTTAATGACTCTTTGTGATGCTTATTCTGAGGAAGAGCTCTCAGATGGAGACAAGCGTATTGTTTTACGCTTACATCCCAAGTTGGCTCCTTACAAGATTGCTATATTTCCTCTTGTTAAAAAAGTTGAGCTTACTGAGATTGCTAGAAGGATTTATATGGAGCTTTGCGATGATTTTCATATATTTTACGATGATAGTGGAACAATAGGTAAAAGGTATAGACGTCAAGACGAAATAGGAACTCCTTATTGCGTAACAATAGATTACAATACGATTGAGGATGAGACAGTTACTGTTAGAGAAAGAAATAGCATGACTCAGAAGAGAATTTTTATTAATGATTTATATTCATACATTAAAACAGAGATTTTAAATTACAAAGAGGATTTTAATAAATGA